In Synechococcus sp. PCC 6312, one genomic interval encodes:
- a CDS encoding glycoside hydrolase family 3 N-terminal domain-containing protein produces MVEVKMPLPELEQLSLPQLVAQMVVVRASGHIFDQEIQYPAWEPPTDILNHWVNDLGVGGVIFLGGSAAELSHRCQELQSQAPIPLLLAADIEEGVGQRFSGAVEFPPPLALAEIAQTQPERAQNYATKMGACIAREALGIGLNWVLAPVVDVNNNPANPVINVRAFGERPEIVSQLACAFIQGARIYPVLTAAKHFPGHGDTATDSHLDLPVLPHDRNRLETIEWPPFRAAIAAGVDTIMSAHLLIPSLDDIYPATLSYKALTEELRQAWGFQGLIVTDALVMGAIANRYGANQAPVMAVKAGADILLMPVDPPGAIDAVVAAVEAGEISRQRIEASVTRIFAAKARVFTEPSDFRLNSLSHPEDWQLSAEILRASQIASDLPCQLRANPNGINCLIVDDLLHQDYLSRTAPAVKLPVQFGFKQLELVDCNTSLGQLKQIPQQPTLVQIFSRGNPFRGLAGLSEQAQVKIQQLIASEHLVGIIIYGSPYVLDSIQPNLPKDIPYVFSYGHSLIAQNFAIETLFRHP; encoded by the coding sequence ATGGTTGAGGTTAAAATGCCATTGCCAGAGCTTGAGCAGCTTTCCTTGCCTCAATTAGTGGCCCAGATGGTAGTGGTGCGGGCCAGTGGTCATATTTTTGATCAGGAAATTCAGTATCCGGCCTGGGAGCCACCTACAGATATTCTCAATCACTGGGTCAACGATTTGGGCGTGGGGGGTGTCATTTTCCTGGGGGGGAGTGCGGCGGAACTATCCCATCGCTGTCAAGAATTACAATCCCAGGCCCCGATTCCTTTACTACTAGCGGCGGATATTGAAGAGGGTGTTGGGCAAAGATTTTCAGGAGCCGTAGAATTTCCACCCCCATTAGCCTTAGCGGAAATTGCCCAAACTCAACCGGAACGCGCCCAAAACTACGCCACTAAAATGGGGGCTTGTATTGCTAGGGAAGCTCTCGGTATTGGCTTAAATTGGGTCTTGGCCCCGGTCGTAGATGTTAACAACAACCCCGCGAATCCGGTGATTAATGTCCGGGCTTTTGGGGAACGTCCTGAAATTGTCAGTCAATTAGCCTGCGCTTTTATTCAAGGGGCCAGAATCTATCCAGTTTTGACGGCGGCGAAACATTTCCCAGGCCACGGGGATACGGCTACAGATTCCCATTTAGATTTGCCCGTTCTCCCCCATGACCGTAACCGTTTAGAAACCATTGAATGGCCGCCTTTTCGAGCCGCAATTGCCGCCGGGGTAGATACAATCATGAGCGCGCATTTATTAATTCCCTCTTTAGATGACATCTATCCCGCGACCTTATCCTATAAAGCTTTAACAGAAGAACTCCGCCAGGCCTGGGGCTTTCAGGGGTTAATTGTCACAGATGCGTTAGTCATGGGAGCCATTGCCAATCGTTATGGTGCAAACCAGGCCCCAGTCATGGCCGTCAAAGCGGGGGCTGATATTTTGTTAATGCCCGTTGATCCACCGGGTGCGATTGACGCTGTTGTTGCGGCCGTGGAAGCTGGAGAAATTAGTCGCCAACGGATTGAGGCATCAGTGACTCGCATTTTTGCCGCCAAAGCGAGAGTTTTTACTGAACCCTCAGACTTTCGGTTAAATTCACTTTCTCATCCCGAAGATTGGCAACTCAGTGCGGAAATTCTCAGGGCATCGCAAATTGCCAGTGATCTGCCTTGTCAACTACGAGCAAATCCCAATGGCATTAATTGTCTTATTGTGGATGATTTGTTACATCAAGATTATCTGAGTCGCACTGCCCCGGCGGTAAAATTACCTGTTCAGTTTGGCTTTAAGCAACTAGAGCTTGTTGATTGCAATACATCTTTAGGGCAGTTAAAGCAGATACCTCAACAACCAACCTTGGTGCAAATTTTTAGCCGTGGGAATCCGTTTCGGGGCCTGGCCGGATTAAGTGAACAAGCCCAAGTTAAAATTCAGCAACTCATCGCCTCAGAACATCTCGTTGGTATCATCATTTATGGTAGTCCTTATGTTTTAGACAGTATCCAGCCTAATCTCCCGAAAGATATTCCCTATGTTTTTAGCTACGGTCATAGTCTAATTGCTCAAAATTTTGCGATTGAAACTCTCTTTCGTCACCCCTAA
- a CDS encoding type II secretion system protein J yields MKNKSKRLQNKGFTLTELLVGAALAGVVIAFLGYGLVALLGQDRNTQSNGERSVEIDRALGYLSGDIRETKSISLPTGYTISGSGCEIRTPVLYLKNPDNSNTIYYIRDISACTGSEWYKPNVLHRVGPPGTSPADPPTSFSSSLGNVLLDGLQDPIGGFSCTTGTQTGTKGFYACIESPRSVTVHIFGRGSKGETMPVQSTRVAVRGR; encoded by the coding sequence ATGAAAAATAAGTCTAAGAGATTGCAAAATAAAGGCTTTACGCTGACAGAACTTCTTGTTGGGGCTGCACTTGCTGGTGTAGTTATTGCTTTTTTGGGATATGGACTTGTTGCTCTACTGGGACAAGACAGAAATACTCAATCTAATGGTGAGCGTTCTGTTGAGATCGATCGGGCATTGGGCTATTTATCTGGCGATATTCGAGAGACTAAGTCTATAAGCCTACCCACCGGATACACTATTTCTGGTTCCGGATGTGAAATACGCACTCCAGTCCTTTATCTTAAGAATCCTGACAACAGTAATACTATCTACTATATTCGGGACATAAGTGCCTGTACTGGCTCAGAATGGTATAAGCCTAATGTACTTCATCGAGTGGGCCCTCCCGGCACCAGTCCGGCTGATCCGCCAACTTCGTTCAGTAGTTCACTAGGTAATGTTCTTCTTGATGGTTTGCAGGATCCAATAGGAGGTTTCTCTTGTACTACAGGAACACAAACTGGTACTAAAGGTTTTTATGCCTGCATTGAAAGTCCTCGCTCTGTTACAGTTCACATTTTTGGTCGGGGTTCAAAAGGTGAAACAATGCCAGTTCAATCGACGCGGGTGGCGGTGCGGGGACGTTAA
- a CDS encoding Tfp pilus assembly protein FimT/FimU, giving the protein MRRLNVPNSKGFTLPEMLAVVVIIGILAAIFIPSFLAWLNNQRIRDGLVRVEGALKEAQREAIRQSKTCTVNVVTGSNASLSGNCLVTGTRRFDSNWLTGTIQIDSNRSDINFFVGGTTNAQGTIVVSMPNTNAQSLCLVISNGISLMRKGAYTGDISNPVATSCNTIQIQ; this is encoded by the coding sequence ATGCGGCGATTAAATGTCCCTAATTCTAAGGGGTTTACGTTACCAGAAATGCTAGCAGTGGTGGTCATTATTGGCATTTTAGCGGCTATTTTTATCCCTAGTTTCCTGGCCTGGCTCAATAATCAACGGATTAGAGACGGGTTGGTTAGAGTTGAAGGAGCGCTGAAAGAGGCCCAACGAGAGGCTATCCGGCAGAGCAAGACTTGTACAGTAAATGTCGTTACAGGTAGCAACGCGAGCTTGTCAGGTAATTGCCTTGTAACGGGTACTAGGAGATTTGATAGCAACTGGCTAACTGGTACTATTCAAATTGACTCTAACCGAAGTGACATAAACTTCTTTGTTGGCGGTACTACAAATGCACAAGGTACAATTGTTGTTTCTATGCCAAATACTAATGCTCAGTCACTTTGCTTAGTAATTTCTAATGGAATTTCCTTGATGAGAAAAGGAGCCTATACCGGAGATATTTCTAATCCTGTGGCTACTTCATGTAATACAATTCAAATACAATAA
- a CDS encoding YihY/virulence factor BrkB family protein has protein sequence MPLKRNNFPRASVAQIIRYLQSVVLPATPTQLIVQTGRLWNQNHCTQMAAALAYYALLSLFPLLLVALSGLGYFLGPGSVGFQTIKASIEPFLPTTVHDLVQETMYALHQSSTGAGLVGFILLLFSASTVFTSLRTAINQIWQSQYPRPQPPSLQGAMLSILLNRLLAFLLVIGTALLLFVSLIMNIVVELILMLVATFQDSFSLLQLDNFKLAQGLQGVSSLFLLALATSILFKILPSARVQWRDIWLGALLTTGLLKGLQQLVSNSIITIGSHFLSYGVIGNVMILLLWIYLTCAIFLMGCQLSYVYAHLLGRYRTKGLE, from the coding sequence ATGCCCCTGAAACGAAATAACTTCCCCCGTGCCTCAGTCGCGCAGATTATCCGTTATCTACAGTCTGTGGTTTTACCCGCCACCCCCACCCAATTGATCGTACAAACGGGGCGACTCTGGAACCAAAATCACTGCACACAGATGGCCGCAGCCTTAGCCTACTATGCCCTGTTGTCTCTCTTTCCGTTGCTACTAGTGGCACTCAGTGGCCTGGGATACTTCCTGGGGCCGGGTAGCGTAGGATTTCAAACCATCAAAGCCAGTATTGAGCCATTCCTCCCCACAACCGTTCATGATCTAGTCCAGGAGACGATGTATGCGCTTCATCAAAGTAGTACGGGAGCCGGCCTGGTGGGGTTCATTCTCCTCCTGTTTTCAGCCAGTACAGTCTTTACCAGCTTAAGAACCGCCATCAATCAGATTTGGCAGTCCCAATACCCCAGGCCTCAGCCGCCATCCTTACAAGGGGCAATGCTTTCAATTCTGCTCAATAGACTGTTGGCCTTTTTATTAGTCATTGGTACCGCATTACTACTCTTTGTTTCGTTAATAATGAATATCGTTGTTGAATTGATTTTAATGTTGGTTGCGACGTTTCAAGATAGCTTCTCGCTTCTCCAGCTTGACAACTTCAAACTAGCCCAGGGCCTACAAGGTGTTTCATCCCTCTTTCTCTTAGCTTTAGCAACTAGTATTCTTTTTAAGATTCTGCCATCAGCTCGGGTTCAGTGGCGAGATATTTGGCTAGGAGCACTACTAACAACGGGATTACTCAAGGGATTACAACAGCTAGTTAGCAATAGCATCATTACGATTGGCAGTCATTTTCTCTCCTATGGTGTTATCGGCAACGTGATGATCTTGCTACTCTGGATCTATTTAACCTGTGCTATTTTCCTCATGGGTTGTCAACTTTCTTACGTTTACGCGCATCTTCTGGGTCGTTACCGTACCAAGGGCCTGGAATAA